In Daphnia magna isolate NIES linkage group LG7, ASM2063170v1.1, whole genome shotgun sequence, a single genomic region encodes these proteins:
- the LOC123474510 gene encoding uncharacterized protein LOC123474510: MPNNRAHAVSRFYAVERRLLSQENKVNAIRYREIIEGHLANGYAIEVQYDQLQLPFGKVWYLPHHFVTNPNKPNKIRVVFDCSAKFNNVCLNDFLLRGPVLLSNLTGVLLRSRQYLVAVSADIESMYHRVGVTPKDQSALRFVWRTPGSDEPLRTLQMTTQVFGAISSSTSSFWVLQHAVNSNSQFPAVAKKLVDNFYADNLSDSFETEEEAILFSKQAVKSLASGGFRLTAFASSSRRLLASIPASERSNKSLNLDFDKLPIEYLLGLVWVCDVDCYRIRIRPMEMVTSKRQMLSAMSRTFDPLGILLTVITQAKILFQATWRTTQERVPARKSGSRLEALGWDETLPDGILLKWNSWSKELPSLEKISIPRCFRTADLPLKDSQFELHLFSDASSDAFGAVAYLRTIAKGKIHLSFVLAKGRLAPLKLLSIPRLELQGAVTAVRLAKTIKGELRLPIAEYYFWTDSEIVLRWIHSSHCNYSSFVSHRVGEILRHSEPEQWRFISGSKNPADDCTRGMSPSKLESFSQWLGGPAFLTEPLSLESGQAELLPLGTNDTEWCPKRTVGHVNVEPIPSQQSAPINEIIRHHETLNDLKRSVAQLHRPAEDKTPLRADELDQALTLCLSAACREAYPQEYAAISAGKNVKNTSPLRKLNPFIDKNGLLRAEGRLKHAEISPEARNPVILGLNHHLTTLIIADAHQKVHHSGVEWTLSELRWKYWVPRGRRQIRKMLYKCRECRLSRSRPKPPIMASLPKERLQAFLPAFTNVGLDFFGPLYVVIGRKTDKRYGLIITCLATRAVHLEVVWSLTSDAFINALRRFISVRGKPASIFSDNGTNLVAGEKELREGIDKLNSEKVTTHAAELNIKWNFSPPSGPHFGGVWERMVQSSKRALRAVLQDQSVTDEVLQTVFSEVMSLLNGRPLTNVHMDPREPEALTPNHFILGRHEPHIPPTITDDSHKLTRRRWMQTQFIVDQYWARWMREYVPNLIERQKWFRPTKRLEVGDEVIIIDENNRRGEWPKVIRNRNNRSIVVAGVLCTGTMTSGNIEREEDEKAEQQTTGVESKKPQEESRFLSF, translated from the exons ATGCCAAACAACCGCGCACATGCAGTGTCGCGTTTTTACGCTGTCGAACGTCGCTTATTGtcccaagaaaacaaagtcaacgctATTCGTTATCGTGAAATCATTGAAGGTCATCTCGCAAATGGCTACGCCATCGAAGTCCAGTACGACCAGCTGCAACTCCCTTTCGGAAAGGTTTGGTATCTCCCACACCATTTCGTCACTAATCCGAATAAACCAAACAAAATCCGTGTGGTTTTTGACTGTTCAGCTAAATTCAACAACGTCTGCCTTAACGACTTTCTCCTACGTGGCCCTGTCTTACTCTCCAACTTAACCGGCGTGCTGCTCCGATCGCGGCAGTATTTAGTCGCTGTATCTGCAGATATAGAAAGCATGTATCACCGAGTCGGAGTCACCCCCAAAGACCAATCCGCATTACGCTTCGTATGGCGCACTCCAGGCAGTGACGAACCGCTCCGAACACTACAGATGACGACGCAAGTTTTTGGAGCCATCTCCTCGTCCACTTCCTCATTTTGGGTCCTGCAGCACGCAGTAAACAGCAATTCGCAATTCCCAGCCGTAGCTAAAAAACTCGTCGATAATTTCTACGCAGACAACTTAAGCGACTCGTTCGAAACCGAAGAGGAAGCCATCCTCTTCTCAAAACAGGCCGTCAAGTCTCTCGCGTCCGGAGGCTTCCGTCTAACGGCGTTTGCTTCCTCATCCCGACGCCTTTTAGCCTCCATTCCAGCTTCAGAACGATCGAACAAGTCACTCAATTTAGATTTCGACAAATTGCCGATTGAATACTTGCTCGGCCTCGTATGGGTTTGCGACGTCGATTGCTACCGTATCCGAATCCGGCCAATGGAAATGGTCACATCGAAGCGTCAAATGCTGTCCGCAATGTCCCGCACTTTCGATCCATTAGGCATCCTTCTAACCGTTATCACTCAAGCAAAAATTCTGTTTCAAGCGACATGGCGAACAACCCAAGAACGCGTACCGGCCCGAAAATCAGGCTCTCGTTTAGAAGCACTAGGTTGGGACGAAACGTTGCCAGATGGAATCCTGCTGAAATGGAACTCTTGGTCCAAAGAGCTACCATCgttagaaaaaatttccatCCCACGATGTTTCAGAACGGCAGATCTCCCCCTTAAAGATAGCCAGTTCGAATTGCACCTTTTCTCAGACGCGTCGTCCGACGCATTTGGCGCAGTAGCGTACCTTCGAACCATCGCCAAAGGAAAGATTCATCTGAGCTTTGTTCTTGCTAAAGGCCGATTGGCTCCTTTAAAGTTACTCTCTATCCCCCGCCTCGAGCTCCAAGGCGCAGTCACCGCTGTTCGACTAGCAAAAACGATAAAGGGCGAATTAAGATTGCCCATTGCAGAATACTATTTCTGGACGGACTCAGAAATAGTCCTTCGCTGGATCCATTCTTCCCACTGCAACTATTCCAGCTTTGTTTCACATCGCGTCGGCGAAATTCTCCGGCATTCAGAACCAGAACAATGGAGATTCATATCCGGATCAAAAAATCCCGCCGACGACTGCACGAGAGGAATGTCCCCCTCCAAGCTAGAATCTTTTTCTCAATGGTTAGGTGGACCAGCATTTCTGACGGAACCTTTGTCTCTCGAATCAGGACAGGCCGAGCTACTACCACTCGGAACTAACGACACCGAGTGGTGCCCAAAAAGAACAGTCGGCCACGTAAATGTAGAACCAATCCCGTCCCAGCAATCAGCGCCTATTAACGAAATAATTCGCCACCACGAAACTCTCAACGACTTGAAACGCAGCGTAGCCCAGCTACATCGCCCCGCCGAAGACAAAACGCCACTCCGTGCCGATGAGTTAGACCAAGCGCTTACTTTATGTCTGTCAGCAGCATGTCGCGAAGCATACCCTCAAGAATATGCCGCCATATCCGCCGGAAAGAACGTAAAAAATACCTCTCCTTTACGAAAATTGAATCCGTTTATCGACAAGAATGGGCTCCTCCGAGCCGAAGGCCGCCTCAAACACGCTGAAATCTCCCCCGAGGCTCGCAATCCCGTAATTCTAGGACTTAATCACCACCTAACCACCCTAATTATAGCCGACGCCCATCAGAAGGTACACCATTCAGGTGTAGAATGGACTTTAAGTGAGCTACGATGGAAATACTGGGTGCCCCGTGGTCGACGCCAAATCCGAAAAATGCTGTACAAATGCCGCGAATGTCGCCTGTCTCGCTCCCGTCCAAAACCGCCCATTATGGCAAGCCTGCCAAAAGAACGTCTTCAAGCATTCTTACCAGCATTTACAAATGTAGGACTAGATTTCTTCGGCCCACTTTATGTTGTCATCGGGAGAAAAACGGACAAAAGATATGGTCTAATAATCACTTGTCTCGCAACACGAGCTGTTCATCTAGAGGTAGTCTGGTCACTAACAAGCGACGCTTTCATCAACGCCCTTCGCCGTTTCATAAGCGTCCGTGGAAAACCCGCCTCCATATTCAGCGACAACGGGACCAACTTAGTAGCAGGAGAAAAGGAATTAAGAGAAGGAATCGACAAACTCAATTCAGAAAAGGTCACTACGCACGCGGCCGAGCTTAACATCAAATGGAATTTTTCGCCACCGTCTGGACCGCATTTTGGTGGAGTTTGGGAGCGGATGGTGCAATCCAGTAAGCGAGCACTCCGCGCAGTCCTCCAAGATCAGTCAGTCACCGATGAAGTACTTCAAACTGTGTTCAGCGAAGTCATGTCCTTGTTGAACGGCCGTCCACTCACCAACGTCCATATGGACCCCCGCGAACCAGAAGCTCTCACGCCCAACCACTTTATTCTCGGTCGTCACGAGCCCCACATTCCACCAACCATCACAGACGACTCGCACAAACTTACTCGCCGCCGCTGGATGCAAACGCAATTTATCGTAGACCAGTATTGGGCCAGATGGATGCGCGAGTACGTTCCAAATTTAATCGAGCGCCAAAAATGGTTCCGTCCGACAAAGCGCCTCGAAGTCGGAGACGAAGTCATCATAATCGATGAAAACAATCGGCGCGGAGAATGGCCA AAAGTAATCCGCAACCGGAATAATCGATCCATCGTGGTGGCCGGAGTGTTGTGCACCGGCACAATGACATCTGGCAACATCGAAAGAGAGGAGGATGAGAAAGCAGAGCAGCAGACGACGGGAGTGGAGAGTAAAAAACCTCAAGAAGAATCACGTTTTCTCTCGTTCTGA
- the LOC123474509 gene encoding uncharacterized protein LOC123474509: MDDLELMNAPDLFRLRTTAKRQHTNLVTRVYNMINRRAAQAGFVVLSTDLEAALERVTAINERYVIAGELDDQERAAAEDYIQGVAAVNRQARLAIGGYLQPGTNPRLEGWIVEDSNIDQALQQHPPTESTGAEEDRDSGPEHNEINQRPVHRTTPADPPIDPLILGSTGGVNNQTEPNEANKAKRRRIELEFELERKKVERSRKMDDLLRQCEREEEDLKMAIERERVLAGALDGSIQGNPILSSTPKRNMDTVGNLRPVEANERSATFAPPSRWPKIIVEKFNGDPRKWQRFAHGIHATVRDANIPDSYKLLGLQDNITEDIRKRMDHIFNGSYAFESAWIELEVKYGNPGLIMQAHNQHLLQVQPFKTGDFNSLFTLAADVRDAVSSVSVEHSKEFTFSTVITSLASKLPIQLQIDWGKYAYSLRPNLPSLRDFDKWIDIAVGAEEYRGIRLSVAGDTVNKPAHNIHPRQQGGYGQPGSSGYRGPTVLTNGIQERVAAPQCPACSANPGHRLEYCNVFKKMLVNKRAALCADNNFCFKCLTQGHYGRNCSRTDVKCKDWGKAHNTLLHGADRQFPSAKSQGNESLNVLTIRAPNPNRIRPVLLAILPVTVKGNESVAETFLVLDPGSEATLITNAFAETLNLTGPTFRIRFGNFNDSITIDSKVASFRIASMNYEASISEAFLVPKISLSPRKIDWPKLKTHWAHLADLNLPAIDSSQVGVLIGADQLSAHIQKEIRESIEDDGPTAILTQFGWSVVGKIPNFLVAGPSKKLYIDIHSVSHDEALCNLVEQFHSTESFGTDVYAPTITSAEDAQVIAVLESSAIFIGCGWQVDLPLRSEGFVFPNKRKQAVSRYYGMERRLSLPENQHYADKYNLIVKKLIDSGTAVKVNSSAINKPEGMIWYLPHHFVENPNKPGKIRVVMDCAASFCQVSLNTQLLRGPPLLPKLIGVLLRSRECLFALSADIAAFYHRVGIPEKHQSLQ; the protein is encoded by the coding sequence ATGGACGACCTGGAATTAATGAATGCCCCGGATTTGTTCCGGCTACGAACCACTGCAAAACGCCAGCACACGAACCTCGTTACGCGAGTGTACAACATGATTAACAGGCGGGCAGCGCAAGCTGGATTCGTGGTGTTGTCAACGGATCTTGAAGCTGCGCTAGAGCGTGTCACGGCGATAAACGAGCGGTACGTCATCGCGGGAGAGCTGGATGATCAAGAAAGAGCGGCAGCAGAGGACTACATCCAAGGCGTTGCTGCGGTAAATAGGCAAGCACGGCTTGCCATTGGAGGGTATTTACAACCCGGCACTAACCCGCGCTTAGAAGGATGGATCGTTGAAGACTCGAATATTGATCAAGCTCTGCAGCAGCATCCCCCGACTGAATCCACTGGAGCAGAAGAAGATCGGGATAGCGGTCCAGAGCATAATGAAATAAACCAACGACCTGTTCACAGGACCACGCCGGCCGATCCTCCCATCGACCCATTAATTTTGGGCTCAACTGGTGGCGTCAATAACCAAACCGAGCCTAACGAGGCCAATAAAGCGAAACGACGAAGAATTGAACTTGAATTCGAACTCGAAAGGAAAAAGGTTGAACGTTCCCGCAAGATGGATGATCTTTTGCGTCAATgcgagagagaagaagaagatcttAAAATGGCAATCGAGCGCGAAAGGGTCTTGGCTGGTGCGCTCGATGGATCGATTCAAGGAAACCCAATCCTTTCATCCACACCAAAGCGCAATATGGATACCGTCGGAAACTTACGACCCGTAGAAGCAAACGAAAGATCGGCAACATTCGCTCCGCCAAGTCGTTGGCCAAAGATTATCGTCGAAAAATTCAACGGGGATCCGCGAAAATGGCAAAGATTCGCGCACGGTATTCACGCCACCGTTCGCGACGCGAACATCCCTGACTCCTACAAGCTTTTGGGCCTTCAAGACAACATTACTGAAGATATTCGGAAAAGGATGGACCACATTTTCAACGGATCATATGCATTTGAGTCGGCTTGGATTGAATTAGAAGTTAAATATGGAAATCCAGGTCTTATAATGCAGGCGCATAACCAGCACCTTCTCCAAGTCCAGCCTTTCAAAACCGGGGACTTTAATTCGCTCTTCACTTTAGCGGCAGATGTCCGTGATGCCGTATCGAGCGTTTCCGTTGAGCACTCAAAGGAGTTTACGTTTTCAACCGTCATCACCTCGCTCGCCTCAAAGCTTCCAATTCAGCTTCAAATCGACTGGGGAAAATATGCATATTCCCTTCGTCCGAATCTACCATCGCTACGAGATTTCGACAAGTGGATTGATATCGCTGTCGGAGCAGAAGAGTATCGCGGAATTCGACTTTCCGTGGCCGGAGATACCGTTAATAAACCCGCCCATAATATTCACCCTCGGCAGCAAGGCGGCTATGGTCAACCTGGTAGCAGTGGTTATCGTGGACCTACTGTGTTGACGAACGGAATTCAAGAAAGGGTAGCAGCTCCGCAGTGCCCTGCCTGCAGTGCCAATCCTGGTCATCGCCTCGAGTATTGCAACGTTTTCAAGAAAATGTTGGTCAACAAACGAGCAGCTCTCTGCGCCgacaacaatttttgtttcaaatgctTGACACAAGGCCACTACGGAAGAAATTGCTCCCGCACTGACGTGAAATGTAAGGACTGGGGAAAGGCCCACAACACTCTCTTACACGGAGCCGATCGCCAATTTCCGTCTGCAAAAAGTCAAGGTAACGAATCTCTAAATGTATTAACGATTCGTGCACCTAACCCGAACCGCATACGTCCCGTATTGCTAGCCATCCTACCCGTCACTGTAAAAGGTAATGAGTCCGTCGCCGAAACATTTTTGGTATTAGATCCGGGGAGCGAGGCCACGCTCATTACGAACGCTTTCGCAGAAACTTTAAATTTGACAGGACCCACCTTTCGTATCCGCTTCGGTAACTTCAATGATTCAATCACCATCGACTCTAAGGTCGCTTCGTTCCGCATTGCGTCTATGAACTATGAAGCCTCCATCAGTGAAGCTTTTCTCGTTCCAAAAATCAGTCTATCACCTAGAAAGATCGATTGGCCAAAACTGAAGACACACTGGGCTCATCTTGCAGACTTAAATTTGCCAGCAATAGACTCTTCTCAAGTTGGTGTATTGATTGGAGCGGACCAACTTTCGGCCCATATACAAAAGGAGATTAGGGAATCAATTGAAGATGACGGCCCTACAGCGATTCTAACTCAATTTGGATGGTCGGTGGTGGGaaaaattccaaattttcttGTGGCCGGGCCAAGCAAGAAATTATATATCGACATTCACTCAGTTTCCCATGATGAGGCGCTATGTAATCTCGTAGAACAATTTCACTCTACCGAGTCTTTCGGTACGGATGTTTATGCTCCCACGATCACCTCGGCCGAAGATGCTCAAGTAATAGCCGTGCTCGAATCATCAGCAATTTTCATCGGGTGCGGATGGCAGGTGGACCTCCCTCTACGCTCAGAAGGCTTTGTCTTCcctaataaaagaaaacaggcTGTGTCTAGGTATTATGGGATGGAACGACGTCTCTCGCTGCCGGAAAACCAACATTATGCGGACAAATACAATCTCATCGTAAAAAAGCTTATTGATTCCGGCACCGCTGTAAAGGTAAACTCGTCTGCAATCAACAAGCCGGAAGGAATGATATGGTATTTGCCGCATCACTTCGTTGAAAATCCAAACAAACCAGGAAAAATCAGAGTGGTTATGGATTGTGCTGCGAGTTTTTGTCAAGTCTCGCTCAACACCCAACTTCTCCGTGGGCCGCCGTTGCTCCCAAAGCTAATAGGAGTGCTTCTACGATCGAGGGAATGTCTTTTTGCGCTTTCTGCGGATATAGCGGCCTTTTATCATCGCGTCGGAATTCCAGAAAAACATCAGTCTCTCCAATGA